The genomic window GTCTCCGTTGCGTATAATCAAGTCGGTGCAGTGTACTCCACCCGGGATAACCAGAACAGGTGCCTTGTCTGTCGATTGAAGGGGACCTCCGGGGCGGGAGGGCGACGACACTGTAGCGTGCAGCCATGGGTCAAACTGGCCGTTGACCCAAAGAAGTCGTTTCGTGTCGGTGTGGTCCCACCCACCGGTGAATTTGTTGACACTGGCGACATCCTTGCCCTCGGCGATGCCGTACGTGTAAACGCCACCGCCTTCACGCGGCTCGTCGGGGAACCACAACGCACACTGGCTCTCAAAGTATTTGCTGCCTATGATACGCGAAACAATCGACGGCTCGCCCTTGGGGGCGCCGTTTTGCCAAAACTTGAAGCTGAAGGATGGGCAAACTCGTGTCAGTACAAAAGAAGACAGTAGTAAGTTTAAATCAAAGCCCACTGCCGTCGCCACTCACGGTTCATTGCAAAGAAACCAAAACCACTGCCGGTTCCCCGGGTTTAATACTGTCTGGTCACGGTAGAAGGGGGCTGAGAAGTTGTGGCTGCTCAGGCAGCCCAGGTCACCCTTGGGGTATCCCAAGCTGTCGCAGGCGGTTGGGAGGTATTCCTTCTTGATCCAATCCTGGTAGCCCGTCAATGCCTTCTCAAGACCAACACCATCAACTCCTGGGGGCACTCTTGTCGCTGCTTTCGGGGGTACGTTCTAGAGGATGAAGTCAGCAAATTACTGCGCCACAGTTTCCTGCCAATTTTAACAAAGAGGATAGGCGATAGCGAGCATACCTCAACATAGTCACAGAACTTGAAAAAGTCCGAGTAGCCAGTGCTGAAATCAATGCCCTGCCACAGGTATGGGCCGTTCGCCAGAGTCTCGACAAAGTCATCATGCTCGAGGGATCCAAGGCCAAAAGCTGTCTGCAGGGCAGACTTGTCGCTGTCTGATCCAGTGCCCAATACTTTGTCAATGTGCTCGACGACCCGGCCGATGTCGGCGCTGCAGTTCTTGGGCATGCCTTCATTAATTGGGCTAAAGTAGCGCCAGTAATCACCGATATCCTGGACCACGGCGCTTGACGCATGGTAGGCCCAGAAAGTTCCAGGGGCGACGCTCTCTACCCATCCGGCAAGGGCACCAGGGTATGAACCACCAACAAAGACCCACGGAGCATTGGGGGCATTGGTCGCCCCGCTGGTGTCAAAAGGCAGCTTCACCTGGCGGGCAAAGCGAGTTGTATCGGAGATGGAGTTGTTGAGGGTCAGATACTGCATGTTCTTGGTGCTGAGGTTTGCGAAAGGTGACGACTCTCCCCAGTAGCGGTGCTCGAGCATGACGACGGCGGCACCAACAGCCTGCGCATACATGCCGGGAACGGTAAGGTTCGTCAGGTAGCCGGTGTAGATATCGGCCCTTGATTCTCCTGGGTTGAACAGAATCACAGGAGAGCCTGGACCCTTGTAGAACTCATCACTCCACCAAAACTTCTGCCGAAACGTGCCCAATGAAGGATTGCTGTGGTCGATGTATTGATCAAAGAACCCGCTGCTGATCTTACGCTTGGTAAGTTGCTTGGGGTCTATATCCTCGATATCCTCGATGGCAAAGGGCGGGGGCATAGGCGGCTCCAAAAGGTTGCCGACGCGGACTGCGTAGGCCGGAGCCCCGGACAGGGCCAGGAGAAGGAGAGAAGAAAGGAACAGCATGATAGGAAGCGTGACAAGCGAGGCCTGGAACTGATACTGAATCGACTAGTGAACAGGAACAGGACATGgccaaaagagcgcggccagtTATATAACCTTCCATGGCTGCAGAGTCTGAGTGGTTGTAGGATAAGCCGCAGCTACACGAGTAACCATTTCGCAGCGTGATAGCAGACTACCTAGCTATCTCCATGCAGATCCATCTCCATCGAACCCCGTGAAAGTGGACTGTACTCGCAGGAACACCCTTGTAATTGCAAGGGACTGCACAATCTTAGGGTTCCATGTGGGCTGTTTGACTGGGTCTGGTCGATAAACCAGTTGCCGCATTAGGCATGGCATGAAATATTCGTCACCCATCAACCTCGAATGAAAAAGAAGTTCACAGCCTTGAGGGGCCATGGATAAGCCAACTTCATGCCACCATGATCTTCTTCGAGTTGCTAGATGCTGGACGACACACCATTATGAGATGCTGTTAGAGCATATGCAATGCGCGACCATGATGGCGATGCTGCCACAGTTAGAGAAGGTGGCGGTCCAAGATAGCGAGGCATTCGGTAGTGGCCAGCCGGCGTATGCAACATGCTACGAGTCGAAGCGGTTGTGCTGGTCTTTGTGGATGTAGTGTTTGACTAGTAAGAGAGTCCAAAAACCAGAACCAGTGGCCTCGCCGTGAAAACACGGAAACATCGCGAAACAAAGGCCGCGCGGAAACGAGTCGTTCGTGCAGAGTAGGCTGGGTGGCCCTCAAGTGTCAAAGAAAGTTTGGCCAAACGAGTTTTCAGAAATTTTAGCAATGCACTCCTGGTGTTTGCCACCGTTGGCAGGTTCGTTTGAATGAATTTCTTGGTACATCTCATACCGACTGACGACGTTGTTGATGAGCAAATGGTTGTTTGAAACTGATTTTGTGACTCGCGGCCAAAATGAAGCCCCCCGCCCCTGTGTTGGAGAACCTATGGAAGGGTGGGGTAGCAATAAAATGTGTGGTTACTAGGTCACGGCGGTCCTGCCGTTCTTGGCACTCCGATATAGACCTTCCAGATACAGCCTTGGCTTCCTCAATGATAACGGGCGATTTCTTTCAGGCGGATGCAATTGGGAAACCGCAGCGCATAATATTGAAAAAAAGCTTTTTGGACTGTAGCCTTGCGAGGTATGCCTTCCCTACCTTTCCCTACATCGCATTATAATTCGTTCATCTTAGTTTTTGATCGCTCATCCGCCTGCCAGCCGATTCTATAGGAAGCTTGTGAGCTAAAGTAGATGGGCTGGCGGTCACTGAGTAGCTAAGCTGAAGTTTTGGCCAATTCCGAAAGTCAGGTAGTCCCTCGTCAGAGTCAGCAATCGTTGGTGGTAGATTAACCGATCTGATTCAATGTGGTATTTTGATTGGGAAGGCTTCCATGTCATGTACCTGGAACTGACCAGATGTAGTGCGTATATGGGTAGGTAAGGTGGCCAGGGTACGTACTACTAACCTTTTAGGTTAAGTCGATCATCACTCAAATCATCATATTGCGGGTGGTTCGGATCAAATCTCAACATCCGAAAGTTAATTGCAAAAGGGGTTATTTATTGTGTGGGACCGCAACTCATTGTATAAAGAGACGACGACGCAACACAATTCCGCATAACTTTTCCAAATTGACCGATGAGATGGCGAGTTGCAAGTGGGCGGCATATTTGTAAATTTTTATCTTACACGCCAAACGAAATTAAACTGACTCGATGCAATCCGTGAAACGCCATACGTAAAATGAAAACACACCACATCCCGCGTAGAACCTCATTCAAACCGGATTACATCTTGCTCTTAACCTCCTCGGCCTTTCCTTGAGCCTGACCCTGAACCTCGGCGGCCTTACCCTTGGCCTGGCCGGCCATCTCGCTCGCCTTTCCTTGGGCCTGTCCCGCCAGCTGACTAGCCTTGCCCTTCGCCTCTCCGGCAAGCTCGCTGGCCTTGCCTGCAGCCTCGCTCGAGGACATGTCTTCGGTGACCTCCTTCGCCTTCTGACCAACGTTGGCTGTTGGTGGTGATTTGATCAGCAAGAGAATTCGCCAAAGAAACGAGACCAAGAATTATAAGACTTACCAGCGACGTTGATTCCGTCGACGAGCTTGTCGCTTACGACGCGGTCGACCTTCTTCAAGCCATCCTTGACGGACTCTGTGGGGGTCTTGTTGAGAATCGAGCCAGTGGTGAATGATGCCCTTGGCACAGTCGAGACGGCTGTGCGGGAAGCAAGGGCGACACGGCGAACGGCGAAAGACATTGTGTATGTGATGGAGGATGAGTTTCTTTGTGACTATTCGTGTAAGAAGCTAAGTTGCTTTCGAGGATAGGTTTCGTGTGCTTTTTTCGATAGATGTACCGAGAAGAAGGATTTGTTTTCTGGGATGAATGGAAATCCAAGAACAGACAATCACAAATGAAAATTGCAGCTGTTGCCCGTGATAAATACCTAATCTTGGTGGCTCAAAGGCTTGAGGCGTTGATCTCGAATGATTAACGTCATGATGTCATTTTACGAAGCTCATGTGGGGCCAGTTGGAGCTCCGTGAGCCGGCCGCGGGCGGTCTTTCTTCGCGCACCAGGCTAGTGCGTAGCACTCGGTGACGTACCAATAGATCATCCTGCGCTGAGGTGACACATCAATGCCGTAAGCTGTCAAGTTTCCCTGGTGCATATGCGTAGCCCGTCAAAGCCGTTCAAAAGTGGCCCAGATTGACTTTTTTGAGGCTCTCAGACCAGGCCGATCTGGGTCTAGCCAAGCTCGATTCGATTTCTAAACCAGTTTGAACCAACAGTCTGCATTCGCAGCGTCACAAGTTTCACTGGGCTGAAAATCACTGAAATTGCTAAGCGCTAGATTACCTCCCCTTGAACACAGGCTTTCTCTTCTCCGCAAACGCCTTGAGCGCCTCGTTCCGGTCCTCGGTCCCAATCACCCTCTCGTACATTTTGTTCTCAGTCTCTTGGGACGGCGCCTGCACCGCCTGCAGGGCGGCCCTGATCCCGATCGGTCCACCCTCGCAGATCTGCGAGGCGAGGCGCACGGCCTCGGTCAAGGCAGCCTCGCGGGCGGCACTTAGCAGCGCCGCATCCTTGTCCGTGGTGTCTGCGGCCTCCTGCTCGTCGGGCGGGAGCACCTCGACCAATCGGTCGGCTAGGCCCAGGAAGTAGGCTTCGGCGCCCGACACGGCCCGGCCCGTCACAATCATGTCGCGGGCCCGACCGAGGCCGATGAGGCGGGGTAGCCTGTGAGTGCCGCCCGCTCCGGGGATGATTCCGAGGCGAGTCTCGGGCAGGGACACGATGGCGTTGGAGGTGAGGACTCGAAAGTGTGTGCATAGGGCAAGTTCGAGTCCGCCGCCAAGGGCGCGGGACGATATAGCGGAGATGGTGGGAATTGGTAGAGCGTCGAGAGCGGCAAAGGTAGAGCGTAAATTGGCGAGGAACTCGTTGGTCCTGTTGAGCAAGACGGCACGACACGTTAGCATTCATCCCATAATAGAAATAAACCAAATCGAGGATGGCTTTGGTGAAACTTACTCCTCTTGCGTGAAACCCCTCCGCTCCTTGAGATCAGCACCAGCGCAAAAGCTGCTCTCCACTGCACTGGCGAGCACCAGAGCGCGCGTCGGGCCCTTTTCGCTGTCGCCTGCTATCCCGCCAAACCTCTTGTTCCACGACGGCGTCGGGATCTCCTCACCGGTTTGAGCATCGTATTGCCGGGCAATCGAGTGGACCTCTTCCCTTAGAGAAGCTAGGAGCGCGCGAGAGATGGCATTGCGTGCTTTTGGTCGATTCAACTCGAGGACTCGAATGTGGCCGCTGTTGGGCGCGGGGAGATCCGTCACGCGGATAAGGGGCTCCTCGGGTTGCTCGGCTGAGTAGTAGCGAACAGTGCCGACCGCAAAGGCGCGGGCAGGACGGGCCAATTGACTCGATGGTCGTATGGCTACCCTTGGGGCGTACGACAGTATCCTTGAGACTGGCGGCATTTCGTCGTTCAATTGTATCAGGACTGGTTATATGTTGGATTGTAATGAGCTCGATTAGCCCGATTGCTATTGCTGGATAGTTGGTACAACTATAGTATTGCGGCGAATTGGCGCTGGCTTTTGGCGGGATGTACCACAGCGCATTGCGGTTAGGCGCGGCATACCTCGGACCAATTCTAGAATAGGCTTGAGTGGGGCTACAATGCTCTTTAACTAAAACCAATCCAGAACCAACAAGCACTCACTCCATTGAGAAACCTAGCAATTGCCTGTACGACTGTGCTGAGTGAGAGAATCACACTTTTCCTTTAAAGAACGAACGCGATGTTCCTATGCTTTGCGAAAACTATATAAAAGTTTCCCACGAGGAGTCTTTAACGGTTGACACTTTTTCTCTTGGGTGATAACTAACGCTGCAGCCCTCATACATTTTGGTGCCGGAAACCAGATATGCTTGATGGCTCCAACACCCTCGCCTCTTCAAACACACTTGTGTGCATATCGTGCAAGGCATCCCAAATGGGTCGCCAACAAAGGCTCTGGCTATCCTAGTCGCCCACCTTTGCTAATTGATGGAGCACATTCACGGTCAAGGTTGTTAGCCTGACCGTATTCCTGCCTGTTTGTTTGCCTTGACAAAATTTCCCGCCATAGACAGCAGCGACAACACCAACATGGTCGCCTTGGAATAGATTGAAGAGCCTGTCACATAGGGTTTCTCACTTCCAACGTCAAAATTTGCTCCATCAGCCGCCAAAAACAGTGAGCGAGAATCAAAGCaacaaagaaagcagcaggtacttacttgagaacaaCACTGCCCAATAATCATCATCCTAGCGCACGCCATGGGCACAACATTCCCCCACTTCTCCGACCTCCCCGCAGAGCTTCGGTCCAAGATCTGGGTGTACGCCCTGGAATCCCACACCGATCATGTCATCGCCAACGCTCCTCCTCAGATCCGCAACCCGATCAACAAATACGGCAACCCGGTTCCCTTCGATGACGGCGCGTCCGCGCTCGTGGTCGACTGCTTCGCCATTCCTGCGTCGTGCCGGCAGGCCCGCGACCTCCATCTGAGCCGCCTAAAGAAGCTGGGTTGCAGCGCTCGGCGCTGCTTCAAGTACGTGTCGGAATGGTGGTACGACCCACTGGGCGCCGGGCCGATGTCCATCCTGCTCTGGGGCGAGGGTGGCGATGATGATGGCTGCTCCGAGGTGACTATCTCGGGTGGGCGCTTCAGGTCTGCCGAGCACCTCGTCGCAATCGTGACGATGCTTTTTGGAAACACTCCTGAGCGTATCACGATGGACTTTGAGATCAGAGGACCGACCGGGGAGATGGTATGCGCGAGCGGCTGGGTGTACTGGCCCAAAGCAAGCTTTTGGGACTTTGATAGAGATGTCAACCCGTCTGGTTCAGATTCTGAAAGCAACACCTTGGAAAAGTTGAGAGATGTTTAGTGAGTACAAAGACGGTCTGTCTTCCAACCACACCGGCTTCACCATAACTGAGACTAACGAAAATCCGCCTTTAAGCGAATCTGTTTTTGAAACgatcgagaagaatttcccGATTGCCGAAGGCCCTACGAATTACTTCCCTGAGAACGACGGGATGGTATTAGAGCTAATACCACCAGGTACCGATCACCTGATTGCTCTGTATCCGAACCTTAGCACGCGGTTTTCCTGGGCCGTCACTGGCATAGACCACTTGTTGGTGGTGCACCTATTCCGGATGCGAGACctcttcctcgccgccagcgACGCGCTTCCGCGGCTTTCGCGGCTGGATGTCAGTTTTGAGTTCTGCGACTGGTCTTCCCCCGACGACCATTTGGCTGAAACTTGGGATGGTCCCGACTGGCTCATCCTCGGCTGCGTCCGCAAGGGGGACCTGTATTGCTGCTGGATGCACGAGTGGCCTAACTGGACGTTCCTTTGGAGGTAGTAATTTGCCGAGCACAGTGACGGAGGGGCTGGCTTGATTACAGCCTATGCTTAACGActcttggtttctttttttccccttttccccccttttttccctctcccaGGACAACGCCAGCAAGAAATATAGTCAACTCAGTTTCTCATACAATAGCAAACAAATCAATACACTAGGTAAGGTATCcagattttttttctagctCTATAGCTTTGGTCTGTCTATCTTGTTCTATATTAATTGTCATAATACTGGCCTTCGTGGCACAGTTGGGATAAAAGTAGTAAGTGGTGTCAgaccctttttttgtctttccaACACGGCTAACCAACATGCAGATACGTGCACCAATGCCAAGATCTTGTTCCAGAGCTGCAGAACATTTGTTTGCTCTTTCTCCATTGCGGAGAAACCAAGGTAGCTTCTCTGCCGGGGCCAAAAAAAATGTTTCCGAAAATATCCTCTCGAGGCCGCGGGTCACCTTTTACAGCACAGCCTGGTTACTATGGGTTCTGCGCGCTGCCAAACACTGGACGATTCCTGGTTATTCTCCATCGAGAgctactccagcctccctgCTTTGGAAAAGCAGGTTAACAAAAAAGCGAGTAAATGTAAAACAGAATTACTTTTCCGGCCATACTGTCCTCCTTATTAAACATGCCCAACGCTTTTGGGCTCTCAGGACGAGCCATTTCCTTCAAGTTCCGATCCGAACTTCTGGCCATCAAGCTCAAAGCCTTGAAATTGCCGCCGGTTCCCTGTCCGTCCTGGCCTTCACCGGTTGGCTGGCTGTGGAGCGAGCCGCTGGAGGGCCGCCTGTGCTGGAACTCGGTGGGCGTGAGAAACTTTTGGACTTGGGGAGGCCTCGGTCGTGCTCAAAGTTGTGTTGATCTTCTGGATCTCTTGCAACGATCTAGGTGATATAGTGTCTTGGTTAGCTGACTTGCTTCATCGTGGGGGAAAAGAAGATCAGCGTTAGCTCAGCGTACCCCTTACCAACGGTACCGCACTAGACTTCTTAGATCAGAAGCATCGGTCGGACTCGGAGTTTTGGTAAAGGGTTTTCCTGTTGGATAGTGCTACCTACTCGATATCTATTTGACCCTGCGGCACATGGGCGGTGTACATGCTCTGCTTGAGCCGTGCTTCTGGATGGCAGACCTGTCGGGTCACTTTTTTTCAGAGCAGCAACCAAAGAACACGGCCAAGGAGGGCGACAGACTCGAGGAATACCGCAAGCGTGCGCGGGGCTTCCTCTATCACAACAAGGCTTTCCAGTCGGCCTCGTATGGGCTCACCATTTTTGCCATCCTGGGGCCTTTCGCCGCGCTGGGGCTCATCGCGGTTGCGTTTGGTACTTGTTTTGTCAAGAACTGCATCGTCACCGTTCTCCCTTGGGCGTCGTAGCAGTGCAGGAAAGGGAAAGCTAACCGCAAGTAGAGCAGTAGCTCTGATGATGATAAATGTATTACTATCTCCACTCGAACACCAGAACCCCCGCCATGGAGGCACATCTCCGCTCATCCCTCAGACATCCCCCTAGGAAAATCTCATCGGGTATTGATCCGAAGTCGGCCCAAAGAACCCAGCCtcgggcagcggcagcagcgtaGCGTTTTGATTATAAGCACGATAGTCGACGCCCGCCATGGTGACCGTGTTTCCCCACCACGGCAGCTCCGTCCTGGTCATCACCAGCCCAAAGGTCTGGATCGTGGCGCTGATGGCGATCCCCACGCCGAACCCTGCCTCGAGCAGGTAGTTGTACTTTTCCCACCATGCGCCGTAGTGCCGTTTGACGTGGTACATGAAGAAGAAGCTCAGGTAGATGCCGACGGTCGCATACGACAGGTTGTTGCCGCCGGTCCAGTTCAGAGCCCCCGCCCATGCCACGGCCGGATCGAACCAGTAGAGGTGCGAGGCCGGGCCCAGCACCCACCTGTCGAGGGAGTGGAAGCGGCGCTCGGATGAGGAGCGCTGCAGGTACGAGCGCAACCGGCCACCGAACCTCCTCCCGACGCCCCAGACGATCCCGACCAGAGCGCCGATCAGGAAGCAGTAAAGGAGGACTGGGTACAGCTCAAACATGTTGCGGACTCCAAAGGCGCCGTAGACGATGGAGGAGGCGTAGACGAGCACGGCGTTGGTGCAGACAAAATGCTGGGAGTTGTTCCACTGGCACAGCGTCCCGTCGTTGTAGTTCAGCACCATCCAGTCCAGCATTCCGACAAATATGAAGCAGTTGATGAAGACGGCTATCATCTGCGCGCGGAACACGGCCCGCGGTGGCACCTTGGCGTAGTGGCCCATCTTTTGGTCCGAGATGTAGTCGTGGGCCTGGGCGTCAAAGTTTTGGCCAAAAGCAACAACCAGGATAAGAGCCTCTGGGTTTCCGACGAACCAGATGCCGCCTAGGAGCTGGAATAGTACGTTGAAGCCCATGGTCACGTTTGCCGACGCCATGATAAGCACAGAAGGGACAAGCATGATGGCGCTGATGCCGACCACGGCAAACAGTGACCACACCGGCAAAGACACGGGCCAGACTTGGAGGGCAATTATACCCAGAGCCAACGAGATCAGTAGTACGGCGAGGAACCACCAGTCGGGAACCTCGGGGTACACACTCATGAGACGCGTGTGCGGATCATCGTACGACTCGTAGATGGATTTGCGGTGTCGGATTCCTTTCCACATGTCGATGCCGGATCTTTTGATCGAGTCCCAATACTGGATGGTCACGCTAAAGAGAGTCATGGGATACCATGCAAACCAGGCTCCTTGGCCAAAGACGTTGGCCCCTGAGAAGAATGGTGGGCCATACTCTTGGTATTTGTCCAGATTAATCGAGGTGCGATCGTCATTGAGGATCCTTGTAACGTTGTATTTGACGCCAGTATTGTCAAAAGCTGTTGTTAGAGTGTCTGTTAGTCAGGAACTGTGATTGTACAAGGTAGGTACGGATGTAGGGATGGACACATACCCTCGTTACTATTGATGGGCATGTACGCAGACCAGTACATATTCCCCCAATACATCCCAATGATGATCAGCCCCGAGAGAATGCGCATGGAGTACTGCTGAATAGCCGAGAACCAGGGCGTGACCAGGATAGAACTCCCCGCGACGTTGTAGTCAAACGTCGGCAGCGGGTTGAAGCCCATGCCTCCCCAGAATCCCCTGATCATGCCCAGTGTAAAGTTTTCGGGCGCGATCCATGTCATCCAGTTGAAGGACCTGACCGCCTTGAAGAGGTAGTTTGGGATCCAAAAGTAGAAAAACATGAGCACGAATGCCGTCAGGAAGAATCGGTACCGCGACGCCTTCCATCCGTTGATGACCTCGCCCTTCTTCTCTGGAAGTACCAGCGCCCTGTTCAACGCAAGCGCGGGAAAGACCTTGGGGAATATGGCAGTCACTGGGTAGACGACGAAGCGTCGCAGAAGCCCTGCGAAACCCAGGCCGAAAAACTGCGTGGCCAACGCCAATACTATCTCGTACGAAAACGTCACCCACGTGTTTCCGAGATACTGCGGCATTCGCTGGACCAGGTAGACATAGTACACATTGCCCACATTATTGGCGATGGTGAACATGATGGTGGCCAGCACCTGCTCCTTGTAGGTCCAGGGGCCTGGGTTCAGCGTATACCTGGTGCCTCTGAGAGTGAAGCCCCAATCTGGCGAGACTTTTGCCATGAACTTGCCGCAGGGCGCCAGCAGGAGCTGCATCACCTGGGCCTTGATCTCGATGCTGGGCTGACGTGGGGAGAAGAAGGTGTTG from Pyricularia oryzae 70-15 chromosome 4, whole genome shotgun sequence includes these protein-coding regions:
- a CDS encoding LEA domain-containing protein: MSFAVRRVALASRTAVSTVPRASFTTGSILNKTPTESVKDGLKKVDRVVSDKLVDGINVAANVGQKAKEVTEDMSSSEAAGKASELAGEAKGKASQLAGQAQGKASEMAGQAKGKAAEVQGQAQGKAEEVKSKM
- a CDS encoding oligopeptide transporter 2, yielding MTEPKKANEAMPPEMVDLTPSDSVLSPSATRVETGTEEKHATVRTTRTLTGNTAAMSPSTTRDEPVAFEEIAAAPTTVESPQREDIEEIVEKMRDGAAGITPEMRAKVEAYYGRKAEEENLAPSADVVYILDKIALMSEEQAMEILVKAIDFHSIDPNFPGATMAKIKMLVQGQKASGLDPADYDFDLKTEAAIIHYHSPYPEVRSVTMPGDDPNTPCETFRAYFLGLIFTAGCTAINTFFSPRQPSIEIKAQVMQLLLAPCGKFMAKVSPDWGFTLRGTRYTLNPGPWTYKEQVLATIMFTIANNVGNVYYVYLVQRMPQYLGNTWVTFSYEIVLALATQFFGLGFAGLLRRFVVYPVTAIFPKVFPALALNRALVLPEKKGEVINGWKASRYRFFLTAFVLMFFYFWIPNYLFKAVRSFNWMTWIAPENFTLGMIRGFWGGMGFNPLPTFDYNVAGSSILVTPWFSAIQQYSMRILSGLIIIGMYWGNMYWSAYMPINSNEAFDNTGVKYNVTRILNDDRTSINLDKYQEYGPPFFSGANVFGQGAWFAWYPMTLFSVTIQYWDSIKRSGIDMWKGIRHRKSIYESYDDPHTRLMSVYPEVPDWWFLAVLLISLALGIIALQVWPVSLPVWSLFAVVGISAIMLVPSVLIMASANVTMGFNVLFQLLGGIWFVGNPEALILVVAFGQNFDAQAHDYISDQKMGHYAKVPPRAVFRAQMIAVFINCFIFVGMLDWMVLNYNDGTLCQWNNSQHFVCTNAVLVYASSIVYGAFGVRNMFELYPVLLYCFLIGALVGIVWGVGRRFGGRLRSYLQRSSSERRFHSLDRWVLGPASHLYWFDPAVAWAGALNWTGGNNLSYATVGIYLSFFFMYHVKRHYGAWWEKYNYLLEAGFGVGIAISATIQTFGLVMTRTELPWWGNTVTMAGVDYRAYNQNATLLPLPEAGFFGPTSDQYPMRFS
- a CDS encoding endoprotease; protein product: MLFLSSLLLLALSGAPAYAVRVGNLLEPPMPPPFAIEDIEDIDPKQLTKRKISSGFFDQYIDHSNPSLGTFRQKFWWSDEFYKGPGSPVILFNPGESRADIYTGYLTNLTVPGMYAQAVGAAVVMLEHRYWGESSPFANLSTKNMQYLTLNNSISDTTRFARQVKLPFDTSGATNAPNAPWVFVGGSYPGALAGWVESVAPGTFWAYHASSAVVQDIGDYWRYFSPINEGMPKNCSADIGRVVEHIDKVLGTGSDSDKSALQTAFGLGSLEHDDFVETLANGPYLWQGIDFSTGYSDFFKFCDYVENVPPKAATRVPPGVDGVGLEKALTGYQDWIKKEYLPTACDSLGYPKGDLGCLSSHNFSAPFYRDQTVLNPGNRQWFWFLCNEPFKFWQNGAPKGEPSIVSRIIGSKYFESQCALWFPDEPREGGGVYTYGIAEGKDVASVNKFTGGWDHTDTKRLLWVNGQFDPWLHATVSSPSRPGGPLQSTDKAPVLVIPGGVHCTDLIIRNGDANEGARKVQSQAREIIKKWVSEFPKSGKSP
- a CDS encoding methylglutaconyl-CoA hydratase, with the protein product MPPVSRILSYAPRVAIRPSSQLARPARAFAVGTVRYYSAEQPEEPLIRVTDLPAPNSGHIRVLELNRPKARNAISRALLASLREEVHSIARQYDAQTGEEIPTPSWNKRFGGIAGDSEKGPTRALVLASAVESSFCAGADLKERRGFTQEETNEFLANLRSTFAALDALPIPTISAISSRALGGGLELALCTHFRVLTSNAIVSLPETRLGIIPGAGGTHRLPRLIGLGRARDMIVTGRAVSGAEAYFLGLADRLVEVLPPDEQEAADTTDKDAALLSAAREAALTEAVRLASQICEGGPIGIRAALQAVQAPSQETENKMYERVIGTEDRNEALKAFAEKRKPVFKGR